TCTTTTTCCCAAAGGTTTTCAGCGCAACAGGTTTATCTTGATTCAAGATTTTATCTGAATTTGCTGTGGATAACGGCTTATCAATGGGTGAAATGGAATCCACAGTAGCAGGTTTTTCAGCAACAGCATTAGATACATTTTTTGACTTCACATCTTGTGAATTTCTACGTCTTGTTCTCTTTTTCTCAATCTCGTAATTCTGTGGGGTTTTCGGAGCCAAAGTCTTTGCATCAGTTAATGCTGTCTTACCAGCCTCTTGGGGTACACTATCCAACTTCTTAGCGGTTTCTTCTATATTTTTTTGACCTGTTGCAACATTGTTTACAGAGTTTAAGTCCTGTTTACTGGAAATTACCATTGCGGACATATTCGACTTTAATGAAGCTATATCCTGTTTATCTGGCAAGGTAGAAGAAAGCAAAGTTGGTGTTATTACAGGCATTACTTTGAAAGTGTTCTTGGCCCCATTTATTTTAGGCTCGGCTGTAGGTGAAATATCTTCAGCAGCTACAACTGATTCCTTTAATGGATGCACGTTAAGCTTCTTTAATGTATTGTTTTCATTTAGGAACACCCCCTCACTCTCATCGGTTGCAGAATCACCAGAGGTTGGTTCTGCAGGCTGATCATCTGCGGACTCGGATTCTAATTCTCTCCGGGAAACTCCGGTAGAAATAAATTGAGCAGCTTTTTGGGCCGCGTGCCTTTGGGTGCGACGAGGCATTATGTTCCTTGGATCAGGAACAGAATTATCGATATCTTTATTCAGAACTGTCAGGTAAGGTTTCCTTTTCTTCCCGTTTATATTATCTGAGAGACCGTCTCCCGAAAAAGCATTCTTGAATCGGGGAGGCAGCTCGAACTTcttattattaaaaatcCGTAATAGTTCCGATTTCTGAAAGCTCTTATCACCTTGTGTATCTGGCCTATTCACAACCACGCTGCCGTTTTGCGAAGTATCGGAATCATCATCGCTAAAATCATCCTTCCTAGTAATAGGTGCAATGGTCTCCTCGTCGCCCGTCCTGTTTTGAAGCTTATCCAGCCTCTTTTCTAGAGAACTCTTGCGCGGAGAAGGCAACTCAGCCATCGTGACAACCTTACTATTCACGGCGTTCTTATTTGGGGAGCCATTATCGTCTGCAATTGTGGAGGATGATTGACGGACAGAGGGCTGCTTATTTCCCTCCTGTATATCGGCAGAAGCTTTTCCCGACTCTTTTAGTATAGATTCAGCTTCCTCCTCTTCAtcagaagatgaagaaacATCTCCCTGCTGTATAATTGGATTATAAGGCTTCTTCATAGGTATACGGGACGGTTTAGCAGGTAAATCAACGGAAGGACTTGCTGGACCTTCCCCTAATTCCTTCTCAACCTCGGATATTCTTGGTTCTGGAATTGTAAGCATACCAGACGTTATCCTGCTGTTTGTGATCACTGGAGTCGTCGTGTTCCTCGCGTGGGAGGAAAGATGAGGCTCGGATAAAACGGTAGGGCCTACCAGACTTACCCTGTTTGGTGTTTCCATCACAGTATTAGGCCTTAGCGGGGTTCCAGAAGACATCCTTTGTTGCCTAGCCTTGTTTGGATCCACTGTTTCCGACCTAGAGACAGCATCCTCGTTCATATTTAGCTTTTTATGATCCATTCCAGAACTAATCCGTATAGGAGGTGACTGAGGTGCAGGAGGCGGTAAAATTGACTTATCCGcaacatcatcatcctcaAAATCTGAATTCACTTGTTTCTTCGCTGGAGGTGGGTAAATCTGGTTGGCCAGTGGAGTGGATACCCTCAATGCAGAACTTTTAATCGTAGTCGCACGCTTCTTCGCAACATTTAAAATCGCATTCGAAGGCGGAACAATGGAAGGAACGGTTGTATTTATCGCAGCCCCACTATTTagctttctcttctttgTCATATACAGTGTATTTGTCTCATTCTCATCCGTAGCTTCTAAATCATTCTTTAACATCACACGGACCGTATTATCAACATTAAAAACATCCTTGACTACAAAATCCGGATCTAAATCACATTCATTAATATCCTGTAGTGTAATAATTTCCGGCTCCTCTACCAATTTCGGATACATCTTATTACATTTAATACTGATTTCCTCAGCTAAT
The Eremothecium sinecaudum strain ATCC 58844 chromosome II, complete sequence DNA segment above includes these coding regions:
- the NET1 gene encoding Net1p (Syntenic homolog of Ashbya gossypii AAL181C; Syntenic homolog of Saccharomyces cerevisiae YJL076W (NET1) and YKR010C (TOF2)), which encodes MYKLQVVLVPPSTDSDIPLLGIPSTNVENTQISNQTNQQQICSSNLLSTRHDYSPRTANTSANMVYMPTYMGSHIRRPKLKKFLHFTKPTNSLYQLAEEISIKCNKMYPKLVEEPEIITLQDINECDLDPDFVVKDVFNVDNTVRVMLKNDLEATDENETNTLYMTKKRKLNSGAAINTTVPSIVPPSNAILNVAKKRATTIKSSALRVSTPLANQIYPPPAKKQVNSDFEDDDVADKSILPPPAPQSPPIRISSGMDHKKLNMNEDAVSRSETVDPNKARQQRMSSGTPLRPNTVMETPNRVSLVGPTVLSEPHLSSHARNTTTPVITNSRITSGMLTIPEPRISEVEKELGEGPASPSVDLPAKPSRIPMKKPYNPIIQQGDVSSSSDEEEEAESILKESGKASADIQEGNKQPSVRQSSSTIADDNGSPNKNAVNSKVVTMAELPSPRKSSLEKRLDKLQNRTGDEETIAPITRKDDFSDDDSDTSQNGSVVVNRPDTQGDKSFQKSELLRIFNNKKFELPPRFKNAFSGDGLSDNINGKKRKPYLTVLNKDIDNSVPDPRNIMPRRTQRHAAQKAAQFISTGVSRRELESESADDQPAEPTSGDSATDESEGVFLNENNTLKKLNVHPLKESVVAAEDISPTAEPKINGAKNTFKVMPVITPTLLSSTLPDKQDIASLKSNMSAMVISSKQDLNSVNNVATGQKNIEETAKKLDSVPQEAGKTALTDAKTLAPKTPQNYEIEKKRTRRRNSQDVKSKNVSNAVAEKPATVDSISPIDKPLSTANSDKILNQDKPVALKTFGKKKAPAKKAQSVAKPTPVSTRRSSAANVKAKVFQTPKFIDNSDDENINITKPSPPNGGKQQEQTATLASNPTNPVADGNAVQRRGRARRASKSESKSASSTEAERKAAGKQAMDRAAAAASKMVTRKLALNESPADLSPSGKVSKLDELRSKFAKGNTASNSPSRQLKNTLASPQNVASKATSSDADSVSDKSSDNSSEDSSTDDSSEEEEETRRKPRRGIVEMPRGAVGAAVQNKNQDLESVNLEGVPQSTQLTADLKQANTTNAPITRFMDHVAPSTSTRLSSPRTATTNKTSPHRSLSSLSDLASRGVPEVKEKTLSSQKSAQSNVNDISSEESDNDHSNDSSSESDSDSGSSSSDGGNSADDSNNYISAKVASKALGRKKKSSSGFASLIKDAKKR